Sequence from the Mytilus galloprovincialis chromosome 13, xbMytGall1.hap1.1, whole genome shotgun sequence genome:
AGCTCCGTGTTGATGCTCAATTGAAAAGAACGGTGTCCTCACGGGTTGtgtaaaatcaattttatcaGGTCTCCTAACTGTGACATTACACTGGAATCTAAGTACCCTCTCTAAGTTGTCAATCTGGAGAGCTGCTTTGTGTATGTATTCATCGCTCTGTTTTCCTGTTCTTAGAAAATATGTCAAATGATATTAAATAATTAAGATCAAATTTCAATcctatattttaatttaatcCTACTGCAATAATCActgttaattatttttatattgcagaacatttatatatacttttagacaaatatatgtgacggaATTGCTTCTCTCCATTAGTAGATACTTTTGTTATAGTCACTGGTAAGAggataggcagatccagggggccTGGGCCCCTCCCCCTTCCGTGGGaacaatttgattgattatatagggaatcacgtTCTTGAGATGACAATTAATCTCTCCTGTAGACTATGTTTACTGcgtgtattgttgtgtgtttgtttatatcATAATGGCTAGGCTTGAGATCTCACAATACTTGCTTAGTCCCACTGCATTCATGTACCTCtccaaagtcaggaacctctagCCTTTGTAAGGggcgacatcaaaagttcaatgtaggataaaaaacttaattcacatagttttttcactgacccccctctcccctctcttaacttaatttgcgAAAAATGGATTGACCAATATGCatatatgtaaaattgattttggataaacaaaacttgcagcaatttttacccccacccctaaactatttgttttaagtatttttatCCTAAATCAATATTTTGATGTCGTTACTGACTTGTCGtgtatgttttttcttcttttttttattgttcaattatatatttattgcTGATGTTTTGTTGGGCGTTGTCTCTTTGAAAGAATCCTTGTGACCATGGTaaccattcttaattttattaaaacttaAATGCTAGAAGatttacatatacatgatatatgtctCAATTAAAAACAATCCTTTTTGTTCAAATGACAGACAACTAATgttaaagaatatttaaaataactgttttttagtatttcaaaatttacataaaatatatgaaaaagaagatgtggtatgatagccaatgagacaactgtccacaaaagaccaaaatgatacagatattaacaactatgcATATAAATTATATACTTAAAAATACTTTGgattgcccaaaccctacccataCATTGAGACATTGGGTAGAAAgataggcattttttttaattttctttctttcaaagcGAAATTGAAGTGTTAGATAGATATatatgtggtttgagtgccaatgagacaactctccatccaaataacaatttatgaaagttaatcattataggtcaatgtacggccttcaacaagtaGCCttatggctcacaccgaacaacaagctataaagttaGATGTCTATTtaagtcttcatgcctatcttaatacaaaaaataacagcaggacaataaaagattttgagtaggcagtTTTTTTCTGGATAGGTAGggttaaggatgtacacctctgaggagccaaaaatttctagaattaaacctTTTTTCcaaacctgatttttgggtttatatgactataacatgtataaaaacataaatgGTGAAGAAAAATATCATATGGTGTTGTGCTTCTTTTtatgctacggccctttgaaagtatcaaattttgatgattttccaatttttcatcgatttttacccatttttgggctattatcgtgaaaaaaatcacagtttcaaaatgaaactttttttcatactctcAATAAAggtgaagtggaccaatctgaataaattcatcaaaaaaaaaactatagataggtgttaatttaagaaagttttatcatattttgctaCTTTTTCTTGTCAAATTTACCTGGtaccatgttgtcaattttgtaaatttgtgatttttctctgtttAAAGAAGAAAATGCACATTATTTCAACTtccttgttataaatgattgaaaaaaatgcatatcttagaaatttgaaaagaaaaagttaTATGGGATGTTTATGTTtctggtaaacatggtaaaaatcattttttgtaccccTCACCCATTTTTCTCAGAATTTCAGCTAAAAGACTGACTTgtttggtcgtaaaatttgaaaaattcattactcaaaaactacttattggaaatacaaaattctttcacagagttaagtttcACTATGATAATAATCAAATTCATtgctattttccacttgtatcatatgttttggaaataattcctaACGATATTTCAATGAGACTCAATGAGACTGAaatgtcagaagaatacatccttaatagACAAACAAacctattttttgtttgtttatggcctaattggtttttttttttatatggttgagtcttagatgcatgacttttttattagttgttagtggctttgaactagctgtcagataactgtgagtactctcagatctgttcgtTGTGTCTTTTTGTgccgggatgtataagtacccggccacgtccacttgtattttttgtccatctgatgagttaagccttttcaactgatttttatagttcgttcttatgttgtactgttataccactgtcccaggttaggggaaggttgggatccgctaacatgtttaaccccgccacattatttatgtatgtgcctgtcccaagtcaggagcctgtaattcagtggttgtcgtttgtttatgtgttacatatttgtttttcgttcatttctttacataaataaggccgttagttttctcgtttgaattgttttacattgtcttatcgggccttttatagctgactatgcagtatgggctttgttcattgttgaaggccatacagtgacctatagttgttaatgtttgtgtcattttggtcttttgtggatagttgtctcattggcaatcataccacatcttcttttttataaacatttaaaacttaTTATTTACATTGATTTATAGTATAGTATATTAATATACATGATTATCCCATATGTTTCCTTACCTGCTAGTAGGTAGATATCCTGGTTCTTTTTGAGGTGTACACCAAAAATCTGGTACTCCCAATATGATTTCTTCTAAAGGGTCCCATTCATTGTGAGAGTTCACAATTTTCATCTTTGAATCAGCTACCTATACGTTATTATAGAATATCAGCTAAAAAATAATCATTGGTGTTACTTGAATCTGTAAAAACATACAGTCCTTCCAGAATTAggatgatacattttgtaatcagtcaggggacttacttaaatgagtgaatTTCTAAATCACTGAattaagtaacattatttccagaaagattggaagtaagagttgtctttctttaataatcacctatttatgtagtacaaattaatcactagaagaagtgatttaattttagtatacatgtagctttaaatatagaatgatccagggactataattatgtttctaaaattatcagaaccaacatctgtgttgtctaggataaccaggtcatttcaggtgatgaccttgtactgaatctaggatattGACATTAAAATCACTAGTTTAAGTGTCATACCTCAATTTCattcccaaaaatcacttatttaagtatcattattttaataactcccactaatttcaacacacccaaacagtgaaatttttatcgggaacagtagaattttatcacataatttgaaagatgaaaccttgaactttacaggaaaaatactcccactgctgggaaaaatctgttaagaaagtatcattccattatgtacaatgtaaagccattattatagcattttttcaactaaaatagaatttgcagataAATGATAACATCAattcaaaggcataaaccttgcaacataaaagaagcaaaaagttcattttttccaattttattaatgaaaagatattgtttaaacctatgtgtttaaaattttggtaaaactacaaaatcccaatttgtgacaaaacttcaaatttgctactcaaataagtgatttaaaaatcacttatttcagtaagtcccctgactggttatcattcattatacatgttatacgtgtaatataaacacaaattaaagaaattttaagGGGGATTTTTTTGTTCTGCTACAGTGACTTCATTTGCATGCTGCATCCATATGCCATCTGTACATGTTTATAAATCTaacaatattgaataataattgaAATTGAGATGTTTCTTTTATGCAGTTATGTGAAACATTGTGTTATATATGTCGCCCTgaattcggctgttgtctgctctatggttggattgttgtctcttttacacattccccatttccttctcaatttttttaaataatcaccaCTGACAGCTGAAGAATTTGAGTGTAATGCATGATTATTTAATCTGtatctaaataaaattaaaaagttagttTTTAaatagagttattcctctttgtcCCAATAGTACTTTCTCTTTGTGatttgtatcaattttaaatcaaaatatgctaTAAAAATTGGTTTTTAAATTCGTTAAACGAATTTTGATTTGCTTATACATGTTAGAGAACTTTattgagttaaaaaaatattttaccattCGTGAAATCGTACTACCGTTTTCTTTGACGGCAGTATACCTGTAACatgtaacatttattattttcacACACCATACCGTTGTTCTTAatggtggcacggtagtatttgcattccagaatttaggttgctcttttgtgtaccctacttaggtaaatgtatctaaacagtgtgattggacaaaaaatacagtatcaactgaacatactttcccaaactgagggatgaatcaggtgtagaaaaatatgaaataattttacatacagatgaaaatgaatttttgagaattttttttaattttgtattcactgcaccataaaatacctaaaagtactagtggccttaggtttttaaaaatagtaaaaaaagtaaacggtcatgatacatattcaaattcatttctgaatagtaaaatgaaagtacttcagttaactgtgaatgtagaattttttgcagtgttagaaagtggtgaaaattctaaaaaggctatcattatccctaatgggccaggaaatactaccgtgccacctaatGTTTCATATATATGGGGTAGTTCTTTATCCTTCTGTTGATTATTAGGAAAACATACCTTTAcgtaaaaactatatattttaaacGTGTCAAAAGATATGCTTGAAAATACTGGCGATCAATCTCTGTAGAAGTACCACATGTTTTGTGTTTACATTCGACCGgaagtaagaaaaaaaaaccgtTTGCGGTTGGCTAtcaggtgtcagaccaccaattaaaaatccctatctgtttaaccaaattttgcaattttcacagctttctaaatattttaccttaagtttaacttcatagaaaccaggtatatatatccttaattgtacatgtatcagcttctctacatgccaattttcaccatacctttaattagccttctaacaaaataactgaccttcaaacagaagtactccaaaaaaaaacaacctggttttctggaaatctaaaattagtatactatggagcgcattaatcctcaatttttaatgcaaactcatagacaagtaaattttggctcaaaatgatctagatatatttctctttcacgaaagtttcatttctgcaaatttgttggttagtttaagtaaacaaggacatcaaaagcactattttgtgtcagagtagggctacttttttttaaattggagggagtaatggTCTGacacctatttatttttttttttggtgaggGCAGTGTTCGCGCGTACCTGCATGCGGGGGTATAGGGGTACGCGTAGCCAAATATTGACTTTCGTATTCATGGTATTAGCTACGTGTTTCGTTATTTCCTGACTTTAGAAATTTAGGGAAGATAATTGCAAACAATACTtctaaatttgtatttaatgtatttaataattagaaattaaatggaAATGCACAACAtgttaaaagaataaaattatagAGGAGGGCCTGGACAGGGTATTGGGAGCATGGGTGAGagggggtgggagaagggagacgGAGGGGGCGGAAGAAAGGAGAGAAGGGCGAGAGAAAGGAGAGAAGGGGATAAAAAGGAGacaaatatgtatattaaaattattaaaatttagcaagaaaacaattgtttaataagTGAGTTAATCAAAAGATTCAAGAAAGTgctaacaaaaagtaaaataacaaacaaacaaacgactCCGAGGAAATataaaaacggaaagtcactgcaaaatcaaacaaatgaataacaactgttatattccgaatttcttaagtagaaaatggtggattggaactggttttttttttgctagcCAAACCTTTCACTCAgtgtatgacagtcgcagaaaatttccaaaaatggcaaagaaacgaaaaaaatattctgcCGAACCTCGTCACTAATTCATTTCGATCTCTTATATATATGGAGAAACACTAAAAACTAACAATTTCCAGGATTTTATTGTGTTCCCGTGCATGTAAAGAGACAcatgtaaccatcattgtttGTTTTAGATAAATTGCTTCAAAGCTAACTGATATGCATATAATTTGGCAGAAAAAGGATGACATTACTTAATATAGAGTAACGTGTTTTTTTCCTGAGAGGtattgaaaaaatatgtaacGGGATCTGAACggtgtttgttattttgtttccATTTCTGTTTGGTTTTGTAAATTTCCTATTAATTTTTCTGATTTAGTTTTATTTCCAACTAACAGTGTGCACATTAAGcttaaaaaatgttattgagtGAACAGGGATTTTCA
This genomic interval carries:
- the LOC143057357 gene encoding glycine amidinotransferase, mitochondrial-like, with translation MKIVNSHNEWDPLEEIILGVPDFWCTPQKEPGYLPTSRTGKQSDEYIHKAALQIDNLERVLRFQCNVTVRRPDKIDFTQPVRTPFFSIEHQHGASCPRDTLLVIGNEIIESTMSSQARYFESMAYRTILNDYFEKDKDMLCLF